The following coding sequences are from one bacterium window:
- a CDS encoding DUF1460 domain-containing protein gives MRYRVLYIFLPLIALALGVAWVFGQRALDPERRPVRVAGEAAAPAAGEGSRPAAEATTSPAAPPATEDPRDLEIFAEKLAYARAERLDTLPIGEIIVRLGVTFVGTPYKPGTLEVPGPERLVINLRELDCVTFVENVLALSRLVRAGETDFDAFRAELTRMRYRDGVIDGYPSRLHYFSEWIADNERKGLVRDITRELGGVLDPEPIRFMSTHVEAYRQLSDPANLEAIRRIEEELSERPRYYIPEDRIAEVAPLIRNGDIIAATSTLEGLDIAHTGVALWKDGELYLLHAPLVGRAVEISAVPLAERIKGLEKQDGIMVARPL, from the coding sequence ATGAGGTACCGCGTCCTGTACATTTTCCTGCCACTCATCGCGCTCGCGCTCGGCGTCGCCTGGGTCTTCGGCCAGCGGGCGCTGGACCCGGAGCGCAGGCCGGTCCGGGTCGCAGGGGAAGCCGCCGCGCCCGCCGCGGGCGAGGGGTCGAGGCCGGCTGCCGAGGCGACGACGTCGCCCGCCGCGCCACCGGCGACCGAGGATCCACGGGACCTCGAGATCTTCGCGGAGAAGCTGGCGTACGCCCGGGCCGAGCGGCTGGACACGCTGCCGATCGGCGAGATCATCGTGCGCCTGGGCGTGACGTTCGTCGGCACCCCGTACAAGCCCGGCACGCTGGAGGTCCCCGGCCCCGAGCGGCTGGTCATCAACCTGCGCGAGCTGGACTGCGTGACGTTCGTCGAGAACGTGCTGGCGCTGTCCCGCCTGGTCCGCGCCGGGGAGACGGACTTCGACGCGTTCCGCGCCGAGCTCACGCGCATGCGCTACCGCGACGGCGTGATCGACGGCTACCCCAGCCGGCTCCACTACTTCAGCGAGTGGATCGCGGACAACGAGCGCAAGGGGCTGGTGCGGGACATCACGCGGGAGCTGGGCGGGGTCCTGGACCCGGAGCCGATCCGGTTCATGAGCACGCACGTGGAGGCCTACCGGCAGCTCTCGGATCCGGCGAACCTCGAGGCGATCCGCCGCATCGAGGAAGAGTTGAGCGAGCGCCCGCGCTACTACATCCCGGAGGACCGCATCGCGGAGGTCGCGCCCCTCATCCGCAACGGCGACATCATCGCTGCGACCAGCACGCTCGAAGGGCTGGACATCGCCCATACCGGCGTGGCGCTGTGGAAGGACGGCGAGCTGTACCTGCTGCACGCGCCGCTGGTCGGCCGGGCGGTGGAGATCAGCGCGGTGCCCTTGGCCGAGCGGATCAAGGGGCTCGAGAAGCAGGACGGCATCATGGTGGCGCGCCCGCTGTAG
- a CDS encoding DUF885 domain-containing protein — translation MGRSLILRLGVLLALAPAHAQAQVQVQGGVGAEGQSTVPPLAALVAAPASELRDVVERYAADRAVLLRRYDAPYSPERQRRMREFYQAWQARLRELDFDRLGVEGRIDYILLEHELRYQLALLDREERVFAETESLLPFARTILSLHDARRRHETIDPRAAADTLAGLLRAIDGAREAAAAVQRGTTSGTRTVASSDGAAKAADEERLRGYRSRVVAYRAAVIVDSLRQVLRRWNGFHAGYDPLFTWWTADPYRRVDSALVAYGRYIRRELAGIREGEPDPIIGDPIGAAGMAADLAHEMIAYSPQELIAIAERELAWCEAEMRKAAREMGFGDDWKAALEKVKTLHVAPGQQPALVRDLAYEAIAFVEERDLVTIPPLAKEVWRMEMMSPERQRVAPFFLGGEVIQVSFPTDGMTHEEKLMSMRGNNIHFSRATVHHELIPGHHLQGFMTSRYNTHRRVFATPFWTEGWALYWELLLWDLGFPSTPEDRIGMLFWRAHRAARIMFSLGVHLGTMTPEEAIELLVERVGHERANAEAEVRRSFIGTYPPLYQAAYMIGGLQIRALYKELVETGRMTARAFHDAILQGGRMPIEMVRARLMGELLPRDYTARWRFAGDP, via the coding sequence ATGGGCCGTTCGCTGATCCTCCGCCTCGGTGTGCTGCTCGCCCTCGCCCCCGCCCACGCCCAGGCCCAGGTCCAGGTCCAGGGAGGGGTAGGAGCGGAGGGGCAGTCCACCGTGCCGCCGCTGGCGGCGCTCGTCGCCGCGCCTGCGAGCGAGCTGCGGGACGTCGTCGAACGCTACGCCGCGGACCGGGCGGTGCTGCTCCGGCGCTACGACGCCCCGTACTCGCCCGAACGGCAGCGCCGGATGCGCGAGTTCTACCAGGCCTGGCAGGCACGGCTGCGGGAGCTGGACTTCGACCGTCTCGGCGTCGAGGGGCGCATTGATTACATCTTGCTCGAGCACGAGCTGCGGTATCAGCTCGCGCTGCTCGACCGCGAAGAGCGGGTCTTCGCCGAGACCGAGTCGCTCCTGCCGTTCGCGCGCACGATCCTCTCGCTCCACGACGCACGGCGCCGCCACGAGACGATCGACCCGCGCGCCGCCGCGGACACGCTCGCCGGTCTGCTCCGCGCCATCGACGGAGCGCGCGAGGCTGCGGCGGCTGTTCAGCGTGGAACCACGAGCGGCACGCGTACCGTCGCGTCGAGCGATGGGGCCGCGAAGGCCGCGGACGAGGAACGCCTGCGCGGCTACCGGTCGCGCGTGGTCGCCTACCGCGCCGCGGTCATCGTGGACAGCCTCCGCCAGGTGCTCCGCCGCTGGAACGGGTTCCATGCCGGCTACGACCCGCTCTTCACCTGGTGGACCGCCGACCCCTACAGGCGCGTGGACTCGGCGCTCGTCGCCTACGGCCGCTACATCCGCCGCGAGCTCGCCGGCATCCGCGAGGGCGAGCCCGACCCCATCATCGGCGATCCCATCGGCGCGGCGGGCATGGCCGCGGACCTCGCCCACGAGATGATCGCCTACTCGCCCCAGGAGCTGATCGCCATCGCCGAGCGGGAGCTGGCGTGGTGTGAGGCCGAGATGCGCAAGGCCGCGCGCGAGATGGGCTTCGGCGACGACTGGAAGGCCGCGCTCGAGAAGGTGAAGACGCTGCACGTCGCCCCCGGTCAACAGCCGGCCCTGGTCCGCGACCTCGCCTACGAGGCGATCGCCTTCGTCGAGGAGCGCGACCTCGTCACCATCCCACCCCTCGCCAAGGAGGTGTGGCGCATGGAGATGATGTCGCCGGAGCGCCAGCGCGTCGCTCCGTTTTTCCTCGGGGGCGAGGTGATCCAGGTCTCGTTCCCGACGGACGGGATGACCCACGAGGAGAAGCTCATGAGCATGCGCGGGAACAACATCCACTTCTCCCGGGCCACCGTCCACCACGAGCTGATCCCCGGACATCACCTCCAGGGCTTCATGACCAGCCGCTACAACACCCACCGGCGGGTCTTCGCTACTCCGTTCTGGACCGAGGGCTGGGCGCTGTACTGGGAGCTGCTGCTGTGGGACCTGGGATTCCCCTCCACCCCCGAGGACCGCATCGGCATGCTCTTCTGGCGCGCCCACCGCGCGGCGCGGATCATGTTCTCCCTCGGCGTGCACCTCGGCACGATGACGCCGGAGGAGGCGATCGAGCTGCTGGTCGAGCGAGTCGGCCACGAGCGCGCAAACGCCGAGGCAGAGGTCCGCCGCTCCTTCATCGGTACCTATCCGCCGCTGTACCAGGCCGCCTACATGATCGGCGGCCTCCAGATCCGCGCGCTGTACAAGGAGCTGGTCGAGACCGGCCGCATGACCGCCCGCGCGTTCCATGACGCCATCCTCCAAGGCGGCCGTATGCCGATCGAGATGGTGCGTGCGCGGCTGATGGGCGAGCTGCTGCCGCGCGATTACACGGCGCGCTGGCGGTTCGCGGGCGACCCGTAG
- a CDS encoding MFS transporter — MRPAASPSSPDAVPPVQISRRDRVLALAGVLAALLLSGLDQTIVATAGPAIQRSLEIPAALYPWLTTAYLIAMTVFLPIWGKLSDLYGRKPALVAGVALFLTGSLFAGLAPGTVMLLIARAVQGLGAASLFTSTLAVIADLFPPAERGKYMGLIGGVMGLASVIGPLAGGVITDTLGWHWVFFINLPIGAVALWFIVTRMPRLGVPRREARVDVAGALWLLAAVVPLLVALSLAGETMGPRGGSGAGSALLPLLGAGVIGLGAFVWTERRAPDPILDFALLRRREVGVPMATMFVLGGVFLISMVFLPLYLINVQGVSATSAGLTMLPLTLGIVSGSVGSGQLASRVGHARSILLTSLLVQMLAFALLGFLLRPDTSRAAVSAMMVLVGLGMGPALPLYTLIVQNAAGHENLGVVTAGATFARMLGQVVGVTVFGAVFAALLGTPLTASPEGAAIALNGGPPADPEYARSLTAAVAALYRAGIGVVLVGFLLTLRVPEQELGGSAGPAPH; from the coding sequence ATGAGGCCGGCCGCTTCTCCGTCTTCACCCGATGCGGTCCCGCCGGTCCAGATCAGCCGGCGGGACCGGGTGCTGGCGCTCGCCGGCGTGCTGGCGGCGCTGCTGCTCTCGGGCCTCGACCAGACGATCGTGGCGACGGCCGGGCCGGCGATCCAGCGTTCGCTGGAGATCCCGGCGGCGCTGTACCCGTGGCTGACGACCGCGTACCTGATCGCGATGACGGTCTTCCTGCCGATCTGGGGGAAGCTGTCGGATCTCTACGGCCGCAAGCCGGCGCTGGTCGCGGGCGTGGCGCTGTTCCTCACGGGCTCGCTGTTCGCGGGCCTCGCGCCCGGGACGGTGATGCTCCTGATCGCGCGGGCCGTGCAGGGGCTGGGCGCGGCGTCGCTGTTCACGAGCACGCTGGCCGTGATCGCCGACCTGTTCCCGCCCGCCGAACGCGGCAAGTACATGGGCCTGATCGGCGGGGTGATGGGCCTGGCGAGCGTGATCGGCCCCCTGGCGGGCGGCGTGATCACGGACACGCTGGGCTGGCACTGGGTCTTCTTCATCAACCTCCCGATCGGCGCCGTGGCGCTGTGGTTCATCGTCACCCGCATGCCGCGATTGGGCGTGCCGCGGCGGGAGGCGCGGGTGGATGTGGCCGGCGCGCTCTGGCTGCTGGCGGCGGTGGTTCCGCTGCTGGTGGCGCTCTCGCTCGCGGGCGAGACCATGGGGCCGCGGGGTGGGAGCGGGGCTGGATCCGCGCTGCTGCCTTTGTTGGGCGCGGGCGTGATCGGCCTCGGCGCGTTCGTCTGGACGGAGCGCAGGGCGCCGGACCCGATCCTGGACTTCGCCCTGCTGAGGCGCCGGGAAGTGGGCGTGCCGATGGCGACGATGTTCGTGCTGGGCGGGGTGTTCCTCATCAGCATGGTCTTCCTGCCGCTCTACCTCATCAACGTGCAGGGCGTGTCGGCCACGAGCGCCGGCCTGACGATGCTGCCGTTGACGCTGGGCATCGTGAGCGGGAGCGTGGGCAGCGGCCAGCTCGCGAGCCGCGTGGGCCACGCGCGAAGCATCCTCCTCACCAGCCTGCTCGTGCAGATGCTGGCGTTCGCGCTGCTCGGTTTCCTCTTGCGGCCGGACACCTCACGGGCCGCGGTGAGCGCGATGATGGTGCTGGTCGGCCTCGGCATGGGGCCCGCGCTGCCGCTGTACACGCTGATCGTGCAGAACGCGGCGGGGCACGAGAACCTGGGGGTGGTGACGGCGGGCGCCACGTTCGCGCGCATGCTCGGGCAGGTCGTCGGCGTCACGGTGTTCGGCGCGGTGTTCGCCGCGCTGCTCGGAACGCCGCTGACGGCGAGCCCGGAAGGGGCGGCGATCGCGCTGAACGGCGGCCCTCCGGCCGATCCGGAGTACGCCCGCTCGCTCACGGCCGCCGTGGCCGCGCTCTACCGGGCGGGTATCGGCGTCGTGCTGGTGGGCTTCCTGCTCACCCTGCGGGTTCCCGAGCAGGAGCTGGGCGGGAGCGCGGGGCCGGCGCCGCACTGA